The following are from one region of the Planctomycetia bacterium genome:
- a CDS encoding TIGR01777 family oxidoreductase, with protein sequence MRALVTGATGFVGKRLLQFLDEPVVLSRNAESAKRVLGDRTRVLSWDPMSEAAPREAFAGVDTVFHLAGDPVAEGRWNEEKKRRIRDSRVIGTANLVRGIAAAESKPRVLVSASAIGYYGSRGDETLDEAAAASEGFLAEACVAWEREAAAAKQLGVRTAMGRIGLVLGDGGALKKMLLPFKLGLGGRLGDGRQWMSWVHVDDVVGMFLYAAREEGVRGPFNAVGPKPATNIDFTKALGRAVHRPTILPAPVFALRLAFGEFAEVPLGSQRCVPKRMLDAGYRFQYPTLDEALAAAVAGTSKPAGFVR encoded by the coding sequence ATGCGAGCTTTAGTAACCGGTGCGACGGGATTCGTGGGCAAAAGGCTGTTGCAGTTCCTCGACGAACCGGTCGTGCTATCACGCAACGCGGAATCGGCGAAGCGCGTGCTCGGCGACCGAACGCGAGTGCTGTCGTGGGATCCGATGTCGGAAGCCGCGCCGCGCGAGGCGTTTGCCGGCGTCGACACGGTCTTTCATCTCGCCGGCGATCCGGTGGCCGAAGGGCGCTGGAACGAAGAAAAGAAACGACGCATTCGCGACAGCCGCGTCATCGGCACGGCGAACTTGGTGCGTGGGATCGCAGCGGCGGAGTCGAAACCGCGTGTGCTCGTCTCGGCCTCGGCGATCGGGTACTACGGCTCGCGCGGCGACGAAACGCTTGACGAAGCCGCTGCGGCGAGCGAAGGTTTTCTGGCCGAGGCGTGCGTTGCCTGGGAGCGAGAAGCCGCGGCGGCGAAGCAACTCGGAGTGCGCACGGCGATGGGGCGCATAGGCCTCGTGCTCGGCGACGGGGGCGCGCTGAAGAAGATGCTCCTGCCGTTTAAGCTGGGACTGGGTGGTCGCCTCGGCGACGGCCGGCAATGGATGTCTTGGGTTCATGTCGACGATGTCGTCGGCATGTTTCTGTATGCAGCGCGCGAGGAAGGAGTGCGAGGCCCGTTTAATGCGGTGGGACCGAAGCCGGCGACGAATATCGATTTCACGAAGGCTTTGGGTCGCGCAGTGCATCGACCGACGATCTTACCGGCTCCGGTATTTGCGCTCCGCTTAGCGTTCGGCGAGTTCGCCGAAGTGCCGCTCGGCTCGCAACGTTGCGTTCCCAAGCGAATGCTCGACGCAGGTTATCGCTTCCAGTACCCGACGCTCGACGAAGCGCTGGCCGCGGCGGTTGCCGGCACGTCGAAGCCGGCGGGGTTCGTTCGATGA
- a CDS encoding isoprenylcysteine carboxylmethyltransferase family protein, which yields MSTETLRYIESRGFHMRGLAGGAALGLCGAAVACSSPLVTFDAALGAALSSCGWMAFALGIGMRFWATLYVGGRKVGGRRDATLTVDGPYSIVRNPLYVGSLLIGLSAPLCLHSATLLIAVLAAALHYAFVTVPAEETFLRELVGSDTFDAYCRRTPRFIPNFRLYRTSAEITIYAKALRNETRRALRLLVVPAGLTLLAVARGAEWWPAFFRLP from the coding sequence ATGAGCACCGAGACGCTTCGCTATATCGAATCGCGCGGGTTCCACATGCGGGGTCTCGCCGGAGGAGCGGCGCTCGGCCTCTGCGGCGCGGCCGTGGCCTGCTCGTCGCCGTTGGTTACGTTCGATGCCGCCTTGGGAGCGGCATTATCGTCTTGCGGGTGGATGGCTTTCGCGCTCGGCATCGGGATGCGCTTCTGGGCGACACTCTATGTCGGCGGACGCAAAGTCGGCGGCCGGCGCGACGCGACTCTCACGGTCGACGGCCCGTATTCGATCGTGCGTAACCCGCTGTACGTCGGTTCGCTCTTGATCGGCTTGTCGGCACCCCTTTGCCTGCACAGCGCGACGCTGCTGATCGCCGTACTCGCGGCGGCGCTGCACTATGCGTTCGTAACCGTGCCGGCAGAAGAAACGTTTCTGCGCGAGCTCGTAGGCTCGGATACATTCGACGCCTACTGCCGGCGCACGCCGCGGTTCATACCGAACTTCCGCCTCTATCGCACGTCGGCCGAGATCACGATCTACGCCAAGGCCCTGCGGAACGAGACGAGGCGAGCTCTGCGGCTGTTAGTCGTGCCCGCGGGGCTGACGCTGCTTGCCGTCGCGCGCGGCGCGGAGTGGTGGCCGGCGTTCTTCCGATTGCCGTAA
- a CDS encoding sugar phosphate isomerase/epimerase produces MKFGFNMLLWTAGVTEEHRPLLEKLKKIGYDGVELPIFDLDLQHHAKVGKWLDDLGLERTAVTCRGVDDNPASPDAKVRALGVENNKRVLDCCQAVGATLVAGPYHSALGYFTGTGPTKSEWNWAVESMRAVAEHAAKVNVKLAVEYLNRFECYLLNSAVDTARFCKDVGHPSCRMMYDTFHANIEEKSAAQAIRDCKDYTIHVHISENDRSTPGRGNIGWAETFDTLKETGYEGWFTVEAFGGALPALAAATKIWRQMFESEEQLATDGLKFMKTEWAKRK; encoded by the coding sequence ATGAAATTCGGCTTCAATATGTTGCTTTGGACGGCGGGTGTTACGGAAGAACACCGCCCGTTGCTTGAGAAACTCAAAAAGATCGGCTACGACGGCGTCGAACTGCCGATTTTCGACCTCGATCTTCAGCACCACGCCAAAGTCGGCAAGTGGCTCGACGATCTCGGCCTCGAACGGACCGCCGTTACGTGCCGCGGCGTCGACGATAATCCCGCCTCGCCCGACGCGAAAGTTCGGGCACTCGGCGTCGAGAACAACAAACGGGTTCTCGATTGCTGCCAAGCGGTCGGTGCCACTCTCGTGGCCGGTCCCTACCACTCCGCGCTCGGCTACTTTACCGGCACCGGCCCGACGAAGAGCGAATGGAACTGGGCGGTCGAAAGCATGCGCGCCGTCGCCGAACACGCCGCCAAGGTGAACGTGAAGCTGGCGGTCGAGTATCTCAATCGCTTCGAGTGCTACTTGCTCAACAGCGCCGTCGACACGGCTCGCTTTTGCAAAGACGTCGGCCATCCGAGTTGCCGCATGATGTACGACACGTTCCACGCCAACATCGAAGAGAAGAGCGCAGCCCAGGCCATTCGCGACTGCAAAGACTATACGATCCACGTCCACATCTCGGAGAACGATCGCAGCACGCCGGGGCGCGGCAACATTGGTTGGGCCGAGACGTTCGATACGCTCAAAGAAACCGGCTACGAAGGCTGGTTCACGGTCGAAGCGTTCGGCGGGGCGCTTCCGGCATTGGCCGCCGCTACGAAGATTTGGCGGCAAATGTTCGAGAGCGAAGAACAACTCGCGACCGACGGCTTGAAGTTCATGAAGACCGAATGGGCGAAGCGGAAGTAA
- a CDS encoding SMC-Scp complex subunit ScpB: MAKRKPKQTPDDRLKQSDPSTSDESATVASSLGMPATKPAEADDEGLSLDSLSAAFAEMLGKGSDPYEEAAEPPPPADDPVAALAEELPRAAATDQDDRCEISPRTILEAMLFVGDPDNVPISPQWLAGLMRGVRVAEIEAAVRELNEKYLERNAPYEIISEGSGYRLVLRAELRSVRDKTFSRNRAAKLSQAAIETLSVVAYKGALTAEEVSNLRGHPSSAILNQLLRRQLLRMERPEGTSRKEAKFVTTKRFLELFGLESLDDLPRGQDVAGG; this comes from the coding sequence ATGGCCAAGCGCAAGCCGAAGCAAACGCCCGACGACCGCCTTAAGCAATCGGATCCATCCACCTCGGATGAATCCGCAACCGTGGCTTCGTCGCTCGGAATGCCGGCGACGAAGCCCGCCGAAGCCGACGACGAAGGCTTGTCGCTCGATTCGCTGAGCGCGGCCTTTGCAGAAATGCTCGGCAAAGGGAGCGATCCCTATGAAGAAGCCGCGGAGCCTCCACCTCCGGCCGACGATCCGGTCGCCGCCTTAGCCGAGGAGTTGCCGCGCGCCGCAGCCACTGACCAAGACGACCGTTGCGAGATTTCGCCGCGCACGATCCTCGAAGCGATGCTCTTCGTCGGCGATCCCGACAACGTGCCGATCTCGCCGCAATGGCTCGCGGGCCTGATGCGCGGGGTGCGCGTCGCCGAGATCGAAGCGGCCGTTCGCGAGCTGAACGAGAAGTATCTCGAACGTAATGCCCCTTATGAAATCATCTCCGAGGGGTCGGGCTATCGGCTCGTGCTTCGCGCCGAGCTGCGGTCGGTTCGCGATAAAACCTTCAGCCGCAATCGCGCCGCAAAGCTCAGCCAAGCCGCGATCGAGACGTTGTCGGTCGTCGCTTATAAGGGGGCTTTAACGGCGGAAGAGGTAAGCAACCTGCGCGGTCATCCGAGCTCGGCGATTCTCAATCAGCTCCTCCGTCGACAATTGCTCCGGATGGAACGCCCCGAAGGAACCTCGCGCAAAGAGGCTAAATTCGTCACGACGAAGCGTTTCCTCGAACTCTTCGGGCTCGAAAGCCTCGACGACCTTCCGCGCGGGCAAGATGTAGCGGGAGGTTGA
- a CDS encoding DUF4160 domain-containing protein has product MPCISEFFGISVYMYYNDHNPPHFHAKFAEHEIQLSIDRLETLKGTLPRPARGLVLEWASEHRDALMQNWELARQGARLLSIEPLK; this is encoded by the coding sequence ATGCCGTGCATCAGCGAGTTTTTCGGGATTTCGGTCTACATGTATTACAATGACCATAATCCCCCGCACTTCCATGCGAAATTTGCGGAGCACGAAATTCAATTGTCGATCGATCGGCTGGAAACACTCAAGGGAACTCTGCCCCGCCCTGCCCGTGGCTTAGTGTTGGAATGGGCGAGCGAACACAGGGATGCTTTGATGCAAAATTGGGAACTCGCTCGGCAGGGTGCTCGACTACTCTCCATCGAGCCGTTGAAATAG
- a CDS encoding gamma-glutamylcyclotransferase encodes MLTDLLFVYGTLKRGGRNHGLLSTAEFLGEAKTESRFRLIDCGDYPAMLEHLAAPLEIEGELYRIVEALLPTLDRLEDEGTLYRRVAVAVLPLEGSAPRPTTAWTYLWLGRTERFPLVPGSVWNVR; translated from the coding sequence ATGCTCACCGATCTTTTGTTCGTCTACGGTACGTTGAAGCGCGGCGGTCGTAACCACGGACTTCTGTCGACGGCCGAGTTTCTCGGCGAAGCGAAAACCGAGTCACGGTTCCGCTTGATCGATTGCGGCGACTATCCCGCGATGCTCGAACATCTCGCGGCTCCGCTCGAGATCGAAGGGGAACTGTATCGCATCGTCGAAGCGTTGCTTCCGACGCTCGACCGGCTGGAAGACGAAGGAACGTTGTATAGGCGCGTCGCGGTTGCCGTCTTGCCGCTTGAGGGTTCCGCGCCACGCCCGACCACGGCATGGACCTATCTCTGGCTAGGTCGGACCGAACGGTTTCCGCTCGTTCCCGGTTCCGTTTGGAATGTCAGATAA
- a CDS encoding SRPBCC family protein — protein sequence MTGREYTLRRLQRLPLPIERTFAFFADAGNLEAITPPFLKFRIVSPVPIEMRAGALIEYRLQLFGIPFGWRTEIEAFDAPRRFVDRQISGPYALWHHTHEFRSLADPETGALSTEMIDTVRYAIRPALLGPIAERLFVRRTLERIFDYRAKKIVELI from the coding sequence ATGACGGGGCGCGAGTATACGCTGCGCCGCCTGCAGAGATTACCGCTGCCGATCGAGCGCACGTTCGCCTTCTTCGCCGACGCGGGAAACCTCGAAGCGATCACGCCGCCGTTTCTGAAGTTTCGCATCGTCTCGCCGGTGCCGATCGAGATGCGCGCCGGGGCGTTGATCGAGTATCGCTTGCAACTGTTCGGCATTCCGTTCGGTTGGCGCACCGAGATCGAAGCGTTCGACGCGCCGCGGCGATTTGTCGATCGACAAATTTCCGGACCTTACGCGCTATGGCATCACACGCATGAATTCCGATCGCTCGCCGATCCTGAGACGGGCGCCCTATCGACGGAAATGATCGATACCGTGCGCTACGCGATTCGACCGGCGCTTCTCGGGCCGATAGCAGAGCGGCTTTTCGTGCGGCGAACGCTTGAGCGGATCTTCGACTATCGCGCCAAGAAGATCGTCGAGCTTATCTGA
- a CDS encoding c-type cytochrome, with translation MLRIRCLFASLTIFSSLVLPALAQKPPEEELKALVVPDDMEIKLFASEPMITNPSAIDIDTKGRVWVAEIQWYRRAAKTPGADQIKVLEDTDGDGKADKSTVFADTVFAPMSICVAGDKIFVATSPDLWMYEDKDGDLKADGPPKKVLTGFGGLNHDHGAHSLVLGPDHKWWMAHGDTGYNVTGVDGSKIEFPAGGMIRGELDGTKLENIATNFRNPYEIAVSSFGESFCSDNDNDGNVSVRICWILEGGNYGWYKRPGPKFSSGVPFANTWHFRGAIPGFVPSTVVTGFGSPCGMCYYEGSAIPSLKNTPLHCDAGPREVRAYPHQKSGAGFEATQRNIVTSKGDDYFRPDDICTAPDGTLYLADWYDGGVGGHAYNNPDQGRIFRLSPKGAKPARVEKPGPYTSLADAIVGLQSPNLATQYLAREKLLAEGQAAVPALVELMKSNTTNCARAMWVLDRIGGAARDQVVKLLECEDPALEALAVRILRRHGDDSAITARLYKKAAGYHKLDEIGRELLLFLAKQKGPQAEKAIAALAMKYAGGDRYALETIGIAARGREAAVYDALVSAGSTNWETLSLLDPKRGLPAVIALLNDASAASDARLQALNRLAVALDDSAFAAVVALAGNNDAEPSLRKTAVHILQANCHPQTGLWAGIIGPADGAVTAWTKHETADPKKAREQLVECAKRILRKSDDQGGVLNLVVSANLPEVGAEVLPLIDSSNPQLANHAIYAASALRPKGAGEALLKTLSNNKEPKLREAALNALVDMQQWNALKSLVATGAPKSQVENVVNRMMSTTGGALAYLKWIDAEGLDTEGRKLAVAKAINHPDANIRVLYERFVPEGQRPQRLGATMKAEDILKLTGNPSRGEQVYNQSSAAQCKNCHTIRGIGKNLGPNLTQIGKKYEKAALLETIMDPSKAISHEYVTYVVETADGQSYTGFVADKEAKTITVRTAEDKQIKIDAKNIESLTASPKSMMPELVLREVTAQDAADLLAYLMTLK, from the coding sequence ATGCTTCGTATCCGCTGCTTGTTCGCGTCGTTGACGATCTTCTCATCGCTGGTCTTGCCTGCCCTGGCGCAGAAGCCGCCTGAGGAAGAGTTGAAGGCGCTCGTCGTGCCCGACGACATGGAGATCAAGCTCTTCGCCTCGGAGCCGATGATCACGAATCCTTCGGCGATCGATATCGACACGAAGGGCCGGGTTTGGGTGGCCGAGATTCAGTGGTATCGTCGGGCTGCGAAGACCCCAGGTGCCGATCAAATCAAGGTGCTTGAAGATACCGACGGCGACGGCAAAGCCGACAAGAGCACGGTCTTTGCCGATACGGTGTTCGCGCCGATGAGCATCTGCGTGGCCGGCGACAAGATCTTCGTTGCCACCAGCCCCGACCTTTGGATGTACGAAGACAAAGACGGCGACCTCAAGGCCGACGGCCCGCCGAAGAAAGTGTTGACCGGCTTCGGCGGCTTGAACCACGATCACGGCGCTCATAGCCTCGTGCTGGGGCCCGACCACAAATGGTGGATGGCCCACGGCGACACCGGTTACAACGTGACCGGCGTCGATGGGTCGAAGATCGAGTTTCCGGCCGGCGGTATGATCCGCGGCGAACTCGACGGCACGAAGCTCGAAAACATCGCGACGAACTTTCGCAATCCGTACGAGATCGCAGTCAGCAGTTTCGGCGAATCGTTTTGCAGCGACAACGACAACGACGGCAACGTGAGCGTGCGCATCTGTTGGATTCTCGAAGGGGGTAACTACGGTTGGTACAAACGACCGGGCCCTAAGTTCTCGTCCGGCGTCCCTTTCGCCAACACCTGGCACTTCCGCGGTGCAATCCCCGGTTTCGTTCCGAGCACGGTCGTAACCGGCTTCGGTTCACCGTGCGGGATGTGCTACTACGAAGGCTCGGCGATTCCTTCGCTCAAAAACACGCCGCTCCATTGCGACGCCGGCCCACGCGAAGTGCGCGCCTATCCGCATCAAAAATCCGGCGCAGGTTTCGAGGCGACGCAACGTAATATCGTTACGAGCAAGGGAGACGATTACTTTCGTCCCGACGACATCTGCACCGCTCCGGACGGCACGCTGTATCTTGCCGATTGGTACGACGGCGGCGTCGGCGGACACGCGTACAACAACCCGGATCAAGGTCGCATCTTCCGCTTAAGCCCCAAGGGTGCGAAGCCGGCCCGTGTGGAAAAGCCGGGGCCGTATACCTCGCTCGCAGACGCGATCGTCGGCCTTCAGAGCCCGAACTTGGCAACGCAATACTTAGCGCGTGAGAAATTGCTGGCCGAAGGACAAGCTGCGGTTCCGGCGCTCGTCGAACTCATGAAGTCGAACACGACGAATTGCGCTCGCGCCATGTGGGTGCTCGACCGCATCGGCGGCGCGGCGCGCGACCAAGTGGTGAAGCTGTTGGAATGCGAAGATCCTGCGCTCGAAGCCTTAGCCGTACGCATTTTGCGTCGTCATGGCGACGACTCCGCGATCACCGCTCGACTCTATAAGAAGGCCGCCGGTTATCACAAGCTCGATGAAATCGGTCGCGAGTTGCTGTTGTTCTTGGCGAAGCAAAAAGGTCCGCAAGCCGAGAAGGCGATCGCTGCTTTGGCGATGAAGTATGCCGGCGGCGATCGTTATGCGTTGGAAACGATCGGCATCGCCGCGCGAGGGCGCGAAGCCGCCGTGTACGACGCGCTCGTGAGCGCCGGCTCGACGAATTGGGAAACGCTTTCGCTGCTTGATCCTAAGCGAGGTCTTCCGGCGGTCATCGCTTTGCTGAACGATGCGTCGGCCGCTTCCGATGCACGTTTGCAGGCGCTGAATCGTTTGGCGGTCGCTCTCGACGACTCGGCATTTGCCGCAGTTGTGGCGCTAGCCGGCAATAATGACGCAGAGCCGAGCTTGCGAAAGACCGCGGTTCATATTCTGCAAGCCAACTGCCATCCTCAAACCGGTCTATGGGCCGGCATTATCGGTCCTGCCGACGGTGCGGTAACCGCTTGGACGAAGCATGAAACGGCCGATCCCAAGAAGGCGCGTGAGCAACTCGTCGAGTGCGCGAAGCGGATCTTGCGGAAGTCGGACGACCAAGGGGGCGTATTGAACCTCGTCGTCTCCGCAAACCTCCCGGAAGTCGGTGCGGAAGTTTTGCCGTTGATCGATTCCTCGAATCCACAGTTGGCGAACCATGCGATTTACGCCGCCTCGGCTCTTCGTCCGAAAGGTGCCGGCGAAGCGCTCTTGAAAACGCTCTCGAATAATAAAGAACCGAAGCTGCGCGAAGCGGCCCTCAACGCGTTGGTCGACATGCAGCAATGGAACGCTTTGAAGTCGCTCGTCGCTACCGGCGCACCGAAGTCGCAGGTCGAAAACGTCGTCAATCGGATGATGAGCACGACAGGTGGCGCGCTGGCGTACTTGAAATGGATCGATGCCGAAGGGCTCGACACGGAAGGTCGGAAGCTCGCGGTCGCCAAGGCGATCAACCATCCCGATGCCAACATCCGAGTGTTGTACGAACGTTTCGTGCCCGAAGGGCAACGTCCGCAGCGCCTCGGAGCCACGATGAAAGCCGAAGACATCCTGAAGCTCACCGGAAATCCCTCGCGAGGCGAGCAGGTTTACAATCAAAGTTCGGCGGCACAGTGTAAGAACTGTCACACGATTCGCGGCATCGGCAAGAATCTCGGTCCGAACCTCACGCAGATCGGCAAGAAGTACGAGAAGGCCGCGCTGCTGGAAACGATCATGGATCCCTCGAAGGCTATCTCGCACGAGTACGTCACCTACGTCGTCGAAACGGCCGACGGCCAATCGTATACCGGGTTCGTAGCCGACAAGGAAGCGAAGACGATCACGGTGCGCACGGCCGAGGATAAGCAAATCAAGATCGACGCGAAGAACATCGAATCGCTCACCGCATCGCCGAAGAGCATGATGCCGGAGTTGGTGCTGCGTGAAGTGACGGCGCAAGATGCCGCCGACTTGCTCGCGTATTTGATGACGCTCAAGTAA
- a CDS encoding DUF2442 domain-containing protein, producing MIRIIEVAPIHDFVVQLRFTDGSAKEVDLERFLHGPIFEPLRTDRNEFLKIHVDPKAGTIAWPNGADIDPDVLFYGLQPAWSDDAALSHADSRHT from the coding sequence ATGATTCGTATCATCGAAGTCGCGCCGATTCACGACTTCGTCGTGCAACTCCGCTTTACAGATGGTTCGGCGAAAGAAGTCGACCTGGAGCGATTCTTGCACGGTCCGATCTTCGAACCGCTCCGCACCGATCGCAACGAGTTTCTAAAGATTCATGTCGATCCAAAAGCCGGCACGATCGCCTGGCCTAACGGAGCCGACATCGATCCCGACGTGCTTTTCTATGGGCTGCAGCCGGCTTGGTCGGATGATGCCGCGCTTTCTCATGCTGACTCGCGCCACACTTAA
- a CDS encoding dehydrogenase translates to MIGGWSCPAFAAEPVIPHRQTKPPNEPRSAEEAAKKMTVPPGFTVEVVAAEPDVVNPVSMTFDERGRIWITESVEYPRRAPGKGRDRIKILEDTDGDGRTDKTTVFADGFNIPSGIAVGAGGVWVANAPDLLFLQDTDGDDRCDKTEVVVTGFGRDDTHELPNSLTWGPDGWLYGLNGVFNPSRIKYRGKSFDFTCALFRIHPRTRDFELFCEGTSNPWGVAFNGDGDAFISACVIDHLWHLIETAYYHRQGGAYPPHVWKLQSIVNYRHQMAAYCGIHWFDSEAYPAEYREKLYMGNIHGGCLNVDRIERNGATYRGNKDEDFLTANDAWFMPVVQKTGPDGCLYVLDWYDRYHCYQDANRDPKGIDRLKGRLYRVRYQNSPRAPKFDLAKETDDQLIARLHSPNVFFRDIAQRLLWERHDPTTRKKLESLVLDESVARKARMHALWSVVGMGPLEAAFAAKLSGHSDHVLRSWSARALGNAKQTGDAEAVRQVVALTRDASPDVRLQAVVAAPKLLGDKSYPALFDALQTTVLDPVLPSIVWQNLLPQLSTKRAEIVAEFLAREDAKHPAFSELMPRLAAWLLAQGESGAADVAKLALDTKHPHTTLLCLEILADRLQSGELGPAADAVLRKHLEEPLVRMAGETSEAEKQFAATAVLCHWKHPTAIQLMQGVVATKDYQLKHRLEAVDAWASSGDPSLVTAIPKLLPPSDVHPQPLRRRVLEALTRYEDPAVAANTLAVYPQLEDDLKPAAVELLTSRVSWSNELIDGIKAGKLSKDAVNVNQIRKLIKSGDKDLAKRVEETWGALRTDRNPQREQVVNKMRDLLRNSAGDPLAGQIVFSKVCGQCHKIHGTGQEVGPDITVNGRSSFEQLLSNVFDPSLVIGNAYRARTVVISDGRVMTGLPVEESPQRVVLKLQGGKLETIARADVDEIEISKLSLMPEGVEVQFKPQELIDLFAFLKLDKPPTDPLAKPLPNFGELREAPRIKK, encoded by the coding sequence ATGATCGGAGGATGGTCCTGCCCGGCGTTCGCTGCCGAACCGGTTATTCCTCATCGTCAGACGAAGCCGCCGAACGAGCCTCGCTCGGCCGAAGAGGCCGCGAAGAAGATGACGGTGCCCCCCGGCTTCACGGTCGAAGTCGTGGCGGCCGAGCCCGACGTCGTCAACCCGGTATCGATGACGTTCGACGAGCGGGGGAGAATCTGGATCACGGAGAGTGTCGAATACCCGCGCCGCGCGCCGGGCAAAGGGCGCGACCGGATCAAGATTCTCGAAGACACCGACGGCGACGGCCGGACCGACAAAACGACCGTCTTTGCCGATGGGTTCAATATCCCCTCGGGCATCGCCGTCGGGGCTGGAGGGGTGTGGGTGGCGAACGCGCCTGACCTGCTGTTCTTGCAAGATACCGACGGCGACGATCGTTGCGATAAGACCGAAGTCGTCGTGACGGGCTTCGGCCGCGACGATACGCATGAGTTGCCGAACTCGCTTACGTGGGGCCCCGACGGTTGGCTCTACGGCCTCAACGGCGTCTTCAATCCTTCTCGTATTAAATATCGCGGCAAGTCGTTCGACTTCACTTGTGCGCTGTTTCGGATCCATCCGCGCACGCGCGACTTCGAGCTGTTTTGCGAAGGGACGAGCAACCCTTGGGGAGTCGCGTTCAACGGCGACGGCGATGCCTTCATCAGCGCTTGTGTGATCGACCATCTGTGGCACCTCATCGAGACGGCCTACTACCATCGCCAGGGAGGCGCGTACCCGCCGCATGTTTGGAAGCTGCAATCGATCGTCAACTATCGGCACCAGATGGCGGCCTATTGCGGCATCCATTGGTTCGATAGCGAGGCCTATCCGGCCGAGTATCGTGAGAAGCTCTATATGGGCAACATCCACGGCGGCTGCTTGAACGTCGACCGTATCGAACGCAACGGCGCGACCTACCGCGGCAACAAAGACGAAGATTTCCTCACCGCGAACGACGCTTGGTTTATGCCCGTCGTGCAGAAGACCGGGCCCGATGGTTGCCTCTACGTGCTTGATTGGTACGACCGGTACCACTGTTATCAAGACGCGAATCGCGATCCTAAAGGAATCGATCGACTCAAGGGGCGCTTGTATCGCGTGCGCTACCAAAACTCGCCGCGTGCCCCGAAGTTCGATCTCGCGAAAGAGACCGACGACCAACTCATCGCTCGGCTGCATAGTCCGAACGTTTTCTTTCGCGATATCGCGCAGCGGCTCTTGTGGGAACGCCACGACCCGACCACGCGTAAGAAGCTGGAATCGCTTGTGCTTGATGAATCGGTTGCGCGAAAAGCGCGAATGCACGCCTTGTGGTCGGTCGTTGGCATGGGGCCGCTCGAAGCCGCTTTCGCAGCGAAGCTGAGTGGTCACAGCGACCATGTCTTGCGTTCCTGGTCGGCTCGGGCCCTCGGCAACGCGAAGCAAACCGGCGACGCCGAGGCCGTGCGACAAGTCGTCGCGTTGACCCGCGACGCCTCGCCCGACGTCCGGCTGCAAGCCGTGGTCGCGGCGCCCAAACTACTCGGCGACAAGTCGTATCCGGCGCTGTTCGACGCGCTGCAGACTACGGTGCTCGATCCGGTATTGCCGTCGATCGTCTGGCAGAACCTGCTGCCGCAGTTGTCGACCAAGCGTGCGGAGATCGTCGCCGAGTTCCTCGCTCGCGAAGACGCGAAACACCCGGCCTTTTCGGAGTTGATGCCGCGACTAGCCGCCTGGTTGCTCGCTCAAGGAGAATCCGGCGCCGCCGACGTTGCGAAGCTCGCGCTCGATACGAAGCACCCGCATACGACGTTACTGTGCCTCGAAATTTTGGCCGATCGTCTGCAAAGCGGCGAACTCGGCCCGGCCGCCGATGCCGTGCTGCGCAAGCATTTGGAAGAGCCGCTTGTCCGCATGGCGGGGGAAACGTCGGAAGCCGAAAAGCAATTCGCCGCCACGGCCGTCCTTTGCCATTGGAAGCACCCGACCGCAATCCAACTGATGCAGGGGGTCGTCGCGACGAAGGATTATCAATTGAAGCATCGGCTGGAAGCGGTCGACGCCTGGGCCTCGTCGGGCGATCCGTCGCTGGTAACCGCGATACCGAAATTGCTACCGCCGAGCGATGTGCATCCGCAACCGCTCCGCCGCCGCGTGCTCGAGGCCTTGACGCGCTACGAAGATCCGGCGGTTGCTGCGAATACGCTCGCCGTCTATCCGCAACTCGAAGACGATCTTAAGCCCGCCGCCGTCGAGTTGCTGACGAGTCGTGTTTCTTGGAGCAACGAACTGATCGACGGGATTAAAGCCGGCAAGCTTTCGAAAGACGCCGTCAACGTCAATCAGATCCGCAAGCTCATCAAGTCGGGCGATAAGGACTTAGCGAAACGCGTCGAAGAGACGTGGGGCGCGCTACGAACCGATCGCAACCCACAGCGCGAGCAGGTGGTGAACAAGATGCGCGATCTGTTGCGCAACTCCGCCGGTGATCCGCTTGCCGGCCAAATCGTCTTCTCGAAGGTTTGCGGCCAGTGCCACAAGATTCACGGCACGGGCCAAGAGGTCGGGCCGGATATCACGGTGAACGGTCGTTCGTCGTTCGAGCAGCTTTTATCGAACGTCTTCGATCCGAGCCTTGTGATCGGCAACGCCTATCGAGCCCGAACGGTCGTGATATCGGATGGCCGCGTAATGACGGGCCTGCCGGTGGAAGAGAGTCCGCAGCGCGTCGTCTTGAAGCTGCAAGGGGGGAAGCTCGAAACGATCGCTCGCGCAGACGTCGATGAAATCGAGATCAGTAAGTTGTCGCTGATGCCCGAAGGGGTCGAAGTGCAGTTCAAGCCGCAAGAGTTGATCGACTTGTTCGCGTTTCTTAAGCTCGATAAGCCGCCGACCGATCCCCTGGCGAAGCCGCTTCCGAATTTCGGCGAGCTTCGCGAAGCGCCGCGTATTAAGAAATAG